The following proteins are co-located in the Synechococcus sp. PROS-U-1 genome:
- a CDS encoding type IV pilus twitching motility protein PilT — MQGQSPTPRPAADGSPSLEEIVRIAHDAGHSDVHLGVGEVPRYRARGDMQGTDWPVTQADVFQGWLQEILSPQKIDSFLRDKEFDGSHAFPFVRVRINLMDSLRGPAMVLRLIPQTILTMEQLNLPGVLQSLAARPKGLILVTGPTGSGKSTTLAAMVDWINRNEARHILTIEDPVEFVHESRKSLIRHREVGLHTLKFHNALRAALREDPDVILVGEIRDQETLSTALEAAQTGHLVFGTLHTNSAVKTVERVLGMYPPEEQESVRRSLSESLLGVIAQGLIKTTDGKRAAYHDILINTDACKDYIQRGALDEVEEIMERSGFDGMITTNQSLLALVEADRIEGEQAVAVSLKPNELAQALRGRS, encoded by the coding sequence ATCCAAGGCCAGAGTCCAACGCCCAGGCCAGCTGCAGATGGTTCGCCAAGCCTCGAGGAGATTGTGCGCATCGCGCATGATGCCGGCCATTCCGATGTCCACCTGGGGGTTGGGGAAGTCCCGCGCTACCGCGCCCGCGGAGACATGCAGGGCACGGACTGGCCTGTAACCCAAGCCGACGTCTTTCAGGGATGGCTCCAGGAAATCCTGTCGCCTCAGAAGATCGATTCTTTTCTTAGAGATAAGGAATTCGACGGCTCCCATGCCTTCCCGTTCGTGCGGGTGCGCATCAACCTGATGGATTCACTGCGGGGGCCGGCGATGGTGCTGCGCCTGATTCCGCAGACGATCCTCACCATGGAGCAGCTGAACCTTCCCGGTGTGCTGCAGAGTCTGGCTGCACGCCCAAAAGGACTGATCCTGGTGACGGGGCCGACAGGGTCCGGCAAAAGCACAACCTTGGCGGCCATGGTCGATTGGATCAACCGCAACGAGGCACGTCACATCCTCACCATTGAGGATCCCGTTGAATTCGTGCACGAAAGTCGCAAGTCCCTCATCCGACACCGGGAAGTGGGGTTGCACACTCTCAAATTCCACAATGCCCTCAGGGCAGCACTGCGAGAAGACCCTGACGTGATCCTGGTGGGTGAAATCCGGGATCAGGAAACGCTCTCAACAGCACTTGAAGCGGCACAGACCGGTCACTTGGTCTTCGGAACGCTTCACACCAATTCAGCGGTGAAGACCGTTGAACGGGTCCTCGGCATGTATCCGCCCGAAGAGCAGGAGAGCGTGCGCCGATCGTTGTCCGAGTCGCTTCTGGGGGTGATCGCCCAGGGACTGATCAAGACAACCGATGGCAAACGGGCGGCCTATCACGACATTCTGATCAACACAGATGCCTGCAAGGACTACATCCAGCGGGGAGCCCTGGATGAGGTGGAGGAGATCATGGAACGCAGCGGATTCGATGGAATGATCACCACCAATCAATCGCTTCTGGCCCTGGTGGAGGCGGACCGCATCGAGGGTGAACAAGCGGTGGCTGTAAGCCTCAAACCCAATGAACTGGCTCAGGCCCTGAGGGGCCGGAGCTGA
- the psaJ gene encoding photosystem I reaction center subunit IX — protein MNKFLTAAPVVAAIWFTATAGILIEWNRFFPDLLFHPM, from the coding sequence ATGAACAAGTTTCTGACCGCAGCTCCAGTGGTTGCAGCCATCTGGTTCACCGCCACCGCAGGAATCCTGATCGAGTGGAACCGCTTCTTCCCTGATCTTCTCTTCCACCCGATGTGA
- the gmk gene encoding guanylate kinase has translation MSTSGKLTLITGPSGVGKGTLVNQLLDRHPKIWLSVSATTRSPRQGEQDGINYFFHSRAGFESLVEQEGFLEWAEFAGNFYGTPRRPVEEQMAGGRPVLLEIELEGARQVRRSFPDGFQIFLAPPSFEELERRIRGRGTDSEEAIERRLIRAREELEAQQEFDAVVINDDLESALKQVETLMELG, from the coding sequence ATGTCCACCAGTGGAAAACTCACCTTGATCACTGGCCCGAGCGGTGTCGGCAAGGGAACGCTGGTGAACCAGCTGCTGGATCGCCATCCCAAGATCTGGCTGTCGGTGTCGGCCACCACCCGTTCTCCGCGCCAGGGGGAGCAGGACGGCATCAACTACTTCTTCCACAGCCGTGCGGGGTTTGAGTCCTTGGTGGAGCAGGAAGGTTTTCTGGAGTGGGCGGAATTCGCGGGGAATTTCTACGGCACCCCCCGACGTCCTGTTGAGGAACAGATGGCGGGGGGGCGCCCCGTGCTCTTGGAGATTGAGTTGGAAGGTGCGCGCCAGGTGCGTCGCAGTTTCCCGGACGGTTTTCAGATTTTTCTGGCTCCCCCCAGCTTTGAAGAATTGGAGCGTCGGATTCGCGGGCGCGGTACCGACTCTGAGGAAGCCATTGAGCGCCGCTTGATTCGCGCTCGAGAGGAACTCGAGGCTCAACAGGAATTCGACGCTGTCGTGATCAACGACGATCTCGAATCAGCGTTGAAACAGGTGGAGACTTTGATGGAGCTGGGGTAA
- the petC gene encoding cytochrome b6-f complex iron-sulfur subunit, which translates to MTQLSSSDVPGMGRRQFMNLLTFGSVTGVALGALYPVANYFIPPKAAGSGGGTSAKDELGNAITASGWLSSHPEGDRSLVQGLKGDPTYLIVEGEDAIGSYGINAICTHLGCVVPWNSGANKFMCPCHGSQYDATGKVVRGPAPLSLALANVSVENDNVFMSQWTETDFRTGDKPWWA; encoded by the coding sequence ATGACCCAACTCTCCTCGAGCGATGTGCCCGGAATGGGTCGTCGGCAGTTCATGAATCTGCTGACGTTTGGCTCCGTGACCGGTGTGGCCCTTGGAGCCCTTTATCCGGTGGCGAACTACTTCATCCCCCCCAAAGCCGCCGGTAGCGGTGGTGGCACCAGCGCCAAGGATGAGCTTGGCAATGCGATCACAGCCAGTGGATGGCTCTCCAGCCACCCCGAAGGTGATCGCAGCTTGGTGCAGGGACTCAAAGGAGATCCGACATATCTGATTGTTGAAGGTGAAGACGCCATCGGCAGCTACGGCATCAATGCCATCTGCACCCACCTGGGCTGTGTCGTTCCCTGGAACAGCGGTGCCAACAAATTCATGTGTCCTTGCCATGGCAGTCAGTACGACGCCACCGGGAAGGTGGTCCGCGGCCCTGCACCTCTCTCCTTGGCCCTGGCCAACGTCAGCGTTGAGAACGACAACGTGTTTATGAGCCAGTGGACTGAGACCGACTTCCGAACTGGTGACAAGCCCTGGTGGGCCTGA
- the tsaD gene encoding tRNA (adenosine(37)-N6)-threonylcarbamoyltransferase complex transferase subunit TsaD: protein MHAVLALETSCDESAAAVLRRDADGRIDVLASRIASQVEEHARWGGVVPEIASRRHVEALPGLIAAVVDEAGLALGQLDAIAATITPGLAGALMVASVTGRTLAALHRRPFLGIHHLEGHLASVMLGEKPPQAPYLVLLVSGGHTELILVADGGGMKRLGRSHDDAAGEAFDKVARLLGLGYPGGPAIQAVAETGDATRFRLPKGRISLPGGGFHPYDFSFSGLKTAMLRTVETLRQTEEPLPLADLAASFEQVVADVLVQRSLRCAEDHGVRHVVMVGGVAANRRLRHCMLERGQERGIAVSIAPLAFCTDNAAMIGAAALLRLGQNTASTSLESGVAPRWPLDQADALYRTDPPF, encoded by the coding sequence ATGCATGCAGTGCTTGCCCTCGAAACAAGTTGTGACGAGTCCGCTGCCGCGGTTCTTCGCCGTGACGCTGATGGCCGGATCGACGTTCTGGCCTCGCGGATTGCATCCCAGGTGGAGGAGCACGCTCGATGGGGTGGCGTTGTGCCTGAAATCGCCTCGCGTCGCCATGTGGAGGCCCTGCCGGGATTGATTGCGGCGGTTGTTGATGAGGCTGGTTTGGCTTTGGGCCAGTTGGATGCCATTGCGGCAACGATTACCCCAGGATTGGCTGGGGCCCTGATGGTGGCGTCGGTGACCGGACGAACCCTGGCGGCACTGCACCGTCGTCCGTTCCTTGGAATTCACCATTTGGAGGGCCATCTGGCCTCGGTGATGCTTGGAGAGAAGCCCCCCCAGGCGCCTTATTTGGTGTTGCTCGTCAGTGGAGGACACACCGAGCTGATCCTGGTGGCTGACGGTGGTGGGATGAAGCGTCTCGGCCGAAGCCATGACGACGCCGCTGGCGAAGCCTTCGACAAGGTGGCTCGCTTGTTGGGTCTGGGCTATCCCGGAGGTCCTGCCATTCAGGCCGTTGCCGAAACGGGTGATGCGACGCGCTTCCGCTTGCCCAAAGGGCGGATTTCGTTGCCAGGCGGTGGGTTTCATCCTTATGACTTTTCATTCAGCGGGCTGAAGACGGCCATGCTCCGGACGGTTGAGACGCTTCGGCAGACCGAGGAGCCCTTGCCTCTGGCTGATTTGGCCGCCAGTTTCGAACAGGTGGTGGCTGATGTCCTTGTGCAGCGCAGCCTCCGCTGTGCTGAAGATCACGGTGTTCGCCACGTCGTGATGGTGGGCGGTGTCGCTGCGAACCGTCGCCTGCGCCATTGCATGCTCGAACGCGGTCAGGAGCGGGGAATTGCGGTCTCTATCGCTCCCCTTGCCTTCTGCACCGACAATGCCGCGATGATCGGTGCTGCGGCCTTGTTGCGTCTGGGCCAGAACACGGCTTCGACGTCTCTTGAATCCGGAGTGGCTCCTCGTTGGCCCTTAGACCAGGCCGATGCTCTCTACAGAACAGACCCACCTTTCTAG
- the petA gene encoding cytochrome f — protein MRRHLSLFLGSLVIGLALLIAPAASWAYPFWAQQNYESPREATGKIVCANCHLAKKLTQAEVPQSVLPDSVFTASVKIPYEQGLQEIGADGSDVGLQVGAVVMLPDGFTLAPQDRWTDEIKEETEGVYFTQYSDDQPNILLVGPIPGDQHQEVVFPVLSPDPATDSNIHFGKYQIHVGGNRGRGQVYPTGEKSNNTVFTAPASGTIDSIEPGDNGASVVSITTADGDSVSETIPVGPEVLVSVGDSIEAGAALTSDPNVGGFGQVDAEIVLQNPVRIYGLLAFFAAVALAQIMLVLKKRQIEKVQAAEGV, from the coding sequence ATGCGTCGTCACCTCTCACTTTTCCTTGGATCGCTGGTCATCGGACTGGCTCTCCTGATTGCCCCCGCTGCCAGCTGGGCTTATCCCTTCTGGGCCCAACAGAACTATGAAAGCCCCCGGGAAGCCACCGGCAAGATTGTTTGTGCCAACTGCCACCTGGCCAAAAAGCTGACCCAGGCCGAAGTTCCCCAATCGGTTCTGCCTGACAGCGTCTTCACCGCCAGCGTCAAGATTCCCTATGAGCAGGGTCTTCAGGAAATCGGAGCCGACGGCAGCGACGTAGGCCTCCAGGTCGGTGCAGTTGTGATGCTCCCCGATGGCTTCACCCTCGCCCCTCAGGACCGCTGGACCGATGAGATCAAGGAGGAAACGGAAGGGGTCTACTTCACTCAGTACAGCGACGACCAGCCGAACATCCTTCTGGTTGGCCCTATTCCTGGCGACCAGCACCAGGAAGTTGTCTTCCCTGTTCTCTCTCCTGATCCCGCCACCGACAGCAACATCCACTTCGGTAAGTACCAGATCCACGTTGGTGGCAACCGCGGTCGCGGCCAGGTGTATCCCACCGGTGAAAAGAGCAACAACACCGTGTTCACGGCACCAGCAAGCGGCACCATCGACTCCATCGAGCCCGGTGACAACGGCGCCAGCGTGGTCAGCATCACCACTGCTGATGGCGACAGCGTGAGCGAAACCATTCCGGTCGGGCCCGAAGTTCTGGTCAGTGTTGGTGACAGCATCGAAGCCGGTGCAGCCCTGACCAGCGACCCCAACGTGGGTGGCTTCGGCCAGGTTGACGCTGAAATTGTCCTCCAGAACCCCGTTCGGATCTACGGACTGCTCGCCTTCTTCGCAGCGGTTGCTCTGGCTCAGATCATGTTGGTTCTGAAGAAGAGGCAGATCGAAAAAGTTCAGGCAGCTGAGGGCGTCTGA
- a CDS encoding DUF3067 family protein, with the protein MPVKLCNDWCLPVPAASASVLEIANAVPQPPISVDEVIGCLRQRWRATYDLQLVVRRRRLYLQVMWAYLEQQSFHMDLEAYRQHLGEVLDVVNRLGLAGEVRDWLASTRDKPRLGKALSLPLQASGPEAETLIKEFLV; encoded by the coding sequence GTGCCTGTCAAGCTTTGCAACGACTGGTGTCTTCCTGTCCCTGCCGCATCAGCTTCTGTGCTTGAAATCGCCAACGCCGTTCCCCAGCCGCCAATCAGCGTCGATGAGGTGATTGGCTGTCTACGCCAGCGCTGGCGGGCTACTTACGACCTTCAACTGGTGGTTCGACGCCGCCGTTTGTACCTCCAGGTGATGTGGGCCTATCTGGAGCAACAGTCGTTTCACATGGACCTCGAGGCCTATCGGCAGCATCTCGGCGAAGTGCTGGATGTTGTGAATCGTCTTGGTTTGGCAGGTGAGGTGCGGGATTGGCTCGCTTCCACCCGTGACAAACCGCGTCTGGGGAAGGCGCTGAGTCTTCCGCTGCAGGCGTCAGGACCAGAGGCGGAAACGCTGATCAAGGAGTTTCTGGTCTGA
- a CDS encoding photosystem I reaction center subunit III, giving the protein MRRLFAVVLSALLVFGFAPVAKADVAGLTPCSESARFQQRAAAATTPQAKARFEMYSQASCGEDGLPHLIVDGRWSHAGDFVYPGIMFLYITGCIGWAGREYLKATRGKNAAQYEIFIDRSIAIKSLLAAATWPLAAFGEFTSGKLLEDDSKVTVSPR; this is encoded by the coding sequence ATGCGTCGTCTCTTCGCCGTCGTGCTTTCAGCACTCCTGGTGTTCGGCTTCGCCCCCGTCGCCAAGGCGGATGTGGCTGGCCTCACACCCTGTTCTGAAAGCGCCCGCTTCCAGCAGCGTGCCGCTGCAGCTACAACGCCTCAGGCCAAAGCTCGCTTCGAGATGTACAGCCAGGCCTCCTGTGGTGAGGATGGCCTTCCCCACCTGATCGTGGACGGCCGCTGGAGCCATGCCGGTGATTTTGTCTATCCCGGGATCATGTTCCTGTACATCACCGGTTGCATCGGCTGGGCCGGTCGTGAATACCTGAAAGCAACCCGCGGCAAGAATGCTGCCCAGTACGAAATTTTCATCGATCGCAGCATTGCCATAAAGAGCCTTCTCGCTGCAGCCACTTGGCCTCTGGCTGCTTTCGGTGAATTCACCAGCGGCAAGCTGCTCGAAGACGACAGCAAGGTGACTGTTTCACCGCGCTGA
- the lgt gene encoding prolipoprotein diacylglyceryl transferase, which produces MAFEALFPLATFQSPGEFLPNTENWFLPLRWYGLLIASAVLIGLNLSSRLAKLRHLENGLISDLLPVLVLFSVIGARLYYVAFEWHNYAGNPLKALAIWEGGIAIHGALLAGTLTLILFCRWRRQPFWDVLDVLVPSVALGQAIGRWGNFFNSEAFGVPTDLPWKLFIPMQSRPVLYSSSEFFHPTFLYESVWNLLLFAVLLLLFRRGLKTPGLLPAGAMSCVYLVGYSLGRVWIEGLRIDPLCIGSLPPACEGGIRIAQLMSCTLVALGMIGLYWLYGRKRSLPDPSGQRI; this is translated from the coding sequence ATGGCTTTTGAAGCCCTGTTTCCCCTGGCGACCTTCCAGTCGCCAGGGGAATTTTTGCCAAATACCGAAAACTGGTTCCTTCCCCTGCGTTGGTACGGGCTGCTCATCGCCTCGGCAGTTCTCATCGGGCTGAACCTCTCCAGTCGCCTGGCCAAACTGAGGCATCTTGAGAACGGCCTGATCAGCGACCTGCTGCCCGTGCTCGTGTTGTTTTCCGTGATCGGAGCACGCCTCTACTACGTGGCGTTCGAGTGGCACAACTATGCCGGCAACCCGCTCAAGGCCCTGGCCATCTGGGAGGGGGGAATCGCCATCCACGGTGCTTTGCTGGCAGGAACACTCACGTTGATCCTGTTCTGCCGCTGGCGCCGTCAACCCTTCTGGGATGTGCTGGACGTCCTGGTTCCATCCGTGGCCTTGGGACAAGCGATCGGGCGCTGGGGGAACTTCTTCAACTCAGAGGCGTTTGGAGTACCAACGGATCTGCCCTGGAAGCTGTTCATTCCGATGCAAAGCCGCCCGGTCCTCTACAGCAGTTCGGAATTTTTCCACCCGACATTTCTCTATGAATCGGTGTGGAACCTGCTGCTCTTCGCAGTTCTGCTGCTGCTCTTCCGTCGCGGTCTGAAGACCCCCGGGCTCCTCCCAGCGGGCGCCATGAGCTGCGTGTACTTGGTCGGTTACAGCCTGGGGCGCGTCTGGATTGAAGGCCTTCGCATCGATCCCCTCTGCATCGGCTCGCTTCCCCCAGCCTGCGAAGGAGGCATCCGCATTGCCCAACTGATGAGTTGCACACTGGTTGCTCTCGGCATGATCGGGCTGTATTGGCTATATGGACGAAAGCGATCCCTGCCTGATCCATCAGGCCAACGCATTTGA
- a CDS encoding NFACT family protein — protein MPRPVLQVIASTSLQPMDLTTLRAVLWDLRPRLVPSRFEKAQQPDPATIQLGCRSLNGMVWLELSWQAEAPRLVEVNAPPRSGSGSTFAQQLQHTLRQLALVELHQSGFERVVEFKFAQRPGEPIQRVLVLELMGRHSNLLLLDEQRRIIALGRQVRDHQSRVRPLSTGDSYSPPPTLQGLAPDQTESFERWQERLSLVPIPLRKAFQQTYQGISPALAAQLAGDNLNTPVDSLGASQWSKLYDRWSLWLDQLENEQFALVLENDGRYTVWGSPKDEGHPQPSLALQLGALHQQCLEQRALARVSHDLRHRLERWRSKEQAAQDDQRHRLDATEGHGELQQQADALLCVGNPSRDQIDEAQSLYRRAKKLRRSRPILEQRLAHHQRRLELISESETFIEDQLSATWQDCPARLSALNDLREELDELLQPKETRRDARHQRRRDQPSPLELISPGRLTIQVGRNHRQNDWISLRQARSGDLWFHAQECPGSHVVLKSSNGLAEESDLAMATDLAAYFSRARGNKQVAVVMVPTDQLQRIPGAGPGTVRHGQAEIRWGDPQRAEQRLLAPSLSPQTG, from the coding sequence ATGCCCCGCCCGGTGCTCCAGGTGATCGCCTCCACAAGCCTGCAGCCAATGGATCTCACCACGCTTCGCGCGGTGCTCTGGGATCTGCGTCCAAGGCTGGTGCCCAGCCGCTTCGAAAAAGCCCAACAACCCGACCCAGCCACAATTCAACTTGGCTGCCGCAGCCTCAACGGGATGGTGTGGCTGGAACTGAGCTGGCAAGCCGAAGCCCCTCGGTTGGTGGAAGTCAACGCTCCCCCGCGCAGCGGCAGCGGCAGCACCTTCGCGCAACAGCTGCAACACACCCTCCGCCAGCTGGCTCTTGTGGAGCTTCACCAGAGCGGCTTTGAACGGGTGGTGGAATTCAAGTTTGCCCAACGCCCCGGCGAACCGATCCAACGGGTGCTCGTGCTGGAGCTGATGGGACGGCACAGCAACCTGCTGCTCCTCGATGAGCAACGTCGCATCATTGCCCTGGGTCGTCAGGTCCGGGACCATCAGTCCCGCGTGCGCCCTCTCTCAACCGGCGATTCCTACAGCCCACCCCCAACGCTGCAGGGGTTGGCACCGGATCAAACGGAGAGCTTTGAACGCTGGCAGGAGCGGCTCTCTCTCGTCCCGATCCCCCTGCGCAAGGCTTTTCAGCAGACCTACCAGGGCATCAGTCCAGCGTTGGCGGCACAGCTCGCCGGAGACAACCTCAACACCCCCGTGGACAGCCTGGGTGCCAGCCAGTGGAGCAAGCTTTATGACCGCTGGTCTCTCTGGTTGGATCAGCTCGAGAATGAACAGTTCGCCCTCGTGCTTGAAAACGACGGGCGTTACACGGTCTGGGGATCTCCTAAAGACGAGGGCCATCCCCAACCATCCCTGGCTCTCCAGTTGGGAGCGCTTCACCAGCAGTGCCTGGAGCAACGGGCCCTGGCCCGGGTCAGCCATGACCTGCGTCATCGCCTGGAGCGTTGGCGCAGCAAAGAACAGGCAGCCCAGGATGACCAACGCCATCGTCTGGACGCCACCGAAGGGCATGGAGAGCTTCAACAGCAGGCGGATGCTCTCCTCTGTGTTGGCAATCCAAGCCGCGACCAGATCGATGAAGCCCAATCGCTCTATCGCCGTGCCAAGAAACTGCGGCGATCGCGCCCGATCCTCGAGCAGCGGCTGGCGCACCATCAGCGACGTCTTGAGCTGATCAGCGAGAGCGAAACCTTCATCGAGGATCAACTGAGCGCAACCTGGCAGGACTGCCCAGCACGACTCTCCGCCCTGAATGATCTGCGGGAGGAACTCGATGAGTTGTTGCAGCCCAAGGAGACCCGTCGCGACGCACGTCATCAGCGTCGACGCGATCAGCCCAGTCCATTGGAACTGATCAGCCCAGGTCGGCTCACGATCCAGGTGGGCCGGAACCATCGGCAAAACGATTGGATCTCGCTTCGCCAAGCGCGTAGCGGTGATCTCTGGTTCCACGCCCAGGAATGCCCAGGGAGTCATGTGGTGCTCAAGAGCTCCAACGGACTTGCTGAGGAATCAGACCTAGCCATGGCAACGGATCTGGCCGCCTATTTCAGTCGGGCACGTGGAAACAAGCAGGTGGCGGTGGTGATGGTTCCAACCGATCAACTGCAGCGGATTCCCGGTGCAGGCCCAGGCACCGTGCGCCATGGCCAAGCTGAAATCCGTTGGGGGGATCCCCAACGAGCGGAACAACGGCTCCTTGCCCCTAGCCTGAGCCCACAAACGGGCTGA
- the cobM gene encoding precorrin-4 C(11)-methyltransferase has protein sequence MSQVVSFVGAGPGAPDLLTLRAAERLKKADVLVWTDSLVCPAITDLAPADCERIRTSTTTLEDLIPLLIDQHRQGKRVVRLHDGDTALYSAINEQICGLSDAGIPVEVVPGISAYQAAAAGLASELTLPGVVQTIVLSRAGGRTGVPEREQLGRLAALRASLCIYLSARHVEDVQASLLEHYPADTPVAIGHRVSWPDEMLTVVPLKDMAEVSRERNLIRTTLYVVSPALAGGPQRSRLYSPDHDHLFRPKAH, from the coding sequence TTGAGTCAAGTTGTCAGTTTTGTCGGCGCAGGTCCAGGAGCACCAGACCTGCTCACACTTCGTGCAGCTGAACGTCTCAAGAAGGCTGACGTCCTGGTCTGGACAGATTCCTTGGTGTGTCCAGCGATTACCGATCTGGCTCCAGCCGATTGCGAACGGATCCGCACCAGCACAACAACACTCGAAGACCTCATCCCTCTGCTGATCGATCAGCACCGCCAGGGCAAACGCGTGGTGCGGCTCCATGACGGAGATACAGCGCTTTACAGCGCCATCAATGAACAAATCTGTGGCTTAAGTGATGCTGGGATCCCGGTGGAGGTGGTGCCTGGGATCAGTGCTTACCAGGCTGCAGCCGCAGGACTCGCCAGCGAACTCACGCTTCCAGGAGTGGTGCAAACCATCGTTCTCAGTCGCGCCGGAGGACGCACAGGCGTGCCGGAACGTGAACAGCTCGGCAGGTTGGCAGCACTACGCGCCAGCCTTTGCATCTACCTCAGTGCAAGACATGTTGAGGATGTTCAAGCCAGTCTTCTGGAGCACTACCCAGCCGATACTCCCGTGGCCATCGGACATCGAGTGAGCTGGCCCGATGAAATGCTCACGGTGGTTCCTCTGAAGGACATGGCTGAGGTCAGTCGGGAACGCAATCTCATTCGAACGACGCTTTACGTGGTGAGTCCGGCTCTGGCCGGTGGCCCTCAGCGCTCACGCCTCTACTCCCCTGACCACGACCACTTGTTCCGTCCGAAAGCCCACTAG
- a CDS encoding high light inducible protein, producing MVDQQEFRSDAPEPVEGEELNAWKRGFTPQAEIWNGRLAMIGLSAGIAVVLLVRVFSGG from the coding sequence ATCGTGGATCAACAGGAATTCAGATCAGATGCTCCCGAGCCAGTGGAGGGGGAAGAGCTGAATGCCTGGAAGCGCGGATTCACTCCTCAGGCAGAAATCTGGAATGGTCGCCTGGCCATGATCGGCCTGTCCGCGGGGATCGCTGTCGTTCTTTTGGTGCGTGTGTTCAGCGGAGGTTGA
- a CDS encoding RodZ family helix-turn-helix domain-containing protein, translated as MDERSLAEVQGKDASLVQAGQQLAEARAAAGLTQDQLATQMHMGVEQLAALERGDQEALPEPVFIKAMVRRLSSHLGLDADAMVQALGPLTTGKPARSTPGPTSRGISPQKQATLNPLPLLALAGVAGLGLVVWSNASELSRFAQRLRPARQNLVNSAPTSPPVEENDVDIEGSVVPVPPPEKTVFTISSSEPSWIALRREGVVEFEGLLNGERRIEDPELVEIYAGRPDLVQLTSPDDGMRTLGTVDEIRWIRLNPER; from the coding sequence ATGGACGAGCGCAGTCTTGCTGAAGTCCAAGGCAAAGACGCGAGCCTGGTCCAAGCAGGGCAACAGTTGGCTGAGGCCAGGGCTGCAGCCGGCCTGACCCAGGATCAGCTGGCCACCCAAATGCACATGGGAGTTGAGCAACTCGCCGCACTGGAACGGGGAGATCAAGAAGCACTACCTGAACCCGTGTTCATCAAGGCCATGGTGCGTCGGCTCAGCTCCCATCTGGGATTGGATGCTGACGCCATGGTGCAAGCCCTCGGCCCCCTCACCACTGGCAAGCCCGCACGATCGACCCCCGGGCCAACATCACGGGGGATCTCCCCTCAGAAACAGGCAACACTCAATCCGCTCCCTCTTCTCGCCCTCGCCGGGGTGGCAGGGCTTGGATTGGTTGTATGGAGCAACGCCTCCGAACTGTCGCGCTTCGCCCAACGGTTAAGACCTGCGCGTCAAAATCTTGTGAACAGCGCGCCGACTTCGCCGCCTGTAGAGGAAAACGATGTTGATATCGAAGGAAGCGTCGTTCCAGTACCGCCACCAGAGAAGACGGTGTTCACGATCAGCAGCAGCGAACCCAGCTGGATCGCCTTGCGGCGTGAGGGAGTTGTGGAATTTGAAGGGCTTCTGAACGGTGAACGCAGGATTGAAGACCCAGAGCTGGTTGAGATTTACGCGGGCCGGCCTGATCTGGTGCAACTGACATCACCGGACGATGGGATGAGAACACTTGGAACCGTGGACGAAATCCGCTGGATCCGACTCAACCCTGAACGCTGA
- the tatC gene encoding twin-arginine translocase subunit TatC: MPLVDHLEELRQRVLRSLLAVVIGALACLVGVKPLVRLLEAPASGIHFLQLAPGEFLFVSLKVAGYAGLTLALPYVLFQILAFVLPGLTVRERRLIAPAVAGSAVLFMAGLAFAWWALVPAALRFLVSYGADVVEPLWSIERYLDFVLLLMLATGLAFQLPVLQLLLGALRLVRWRPMLGAWRWVVLGSALAGAVLTPSTDPITMLLLAGAITALFLIGVGLVALTESLRPETP, from the coding sequence ATGCCCCTGGTGGACCACCTGGAAGAACTGCGTCAACGCGTCTTGCGCAGCCTGTTGGCCGTAGTGATCGGTGCGCTGGCCTGCCTCGTGGGCGTCAAGCCGCTGGTGCGACTGCTCGAGGCGCCAGCCAGCGGCATTCATTTCCTCCAGCTCGCTCCAGGCGAGTTTCTGTTCGTCTCGCTCAAGGTGGCCGGTTATGCCGGACTCACCTTGGCCCTTCCCTATGTGCTGTTCCAAATCCTGGCTTTCGTTCTGCCAGGCCTGACAGTCCGCGAACGGCGCCTGATCGCCCCCGCCGTTGCTGGGTCAGCTGTTCTATTCATGGCGGGCTTGGCTTTCGCCTGGTGGGCCCTCGTGCCGGCCGCACTGCGTTTTTTAGTGAGCTATGGCGCGGATGTGGTTGAGCCGCTTTGGTCGATCGAGCGCTACTTGGACTTTGTTCTTCTGCTGATGCTGGCGACCGGGCTGGCCTTTCAGCTGCCGGTGCTGCAGCTGCTCCTGGGTGCCCTGAGGCTGGTGCGCTGGCGGCCGATGCTTGGTGCCTGGCGCTGGGTTGTGCTGGGATCCGCCCTTGCTGGAGCCGTGCTGACGCCGTCCACAGATCCCATCACGATGTTGCTACTCGCTGGAGCCATCACGGCGCTGTTTCTGATCGGAGTTGGCCTAGTGGCTCTGACCGAATCGCTCAGACCAGAAACTCCTTGA